In Geobacter anodireducens, a genomic segment contains:
- a CDS encoding chemotaxis protein CheA, with amino-acid sequence MDAHRQAYREEAYELLSELESSLLELEENPDDMDLIGRVFRAMHTIKGSGAMFGFEDIATFTHEVETVFDKVRNGQMTVTRDLVNLTLRARDLVKGMLDVSEGGDPVEGREAEEVIAGLRALVPAPEVRDPLPVEMVHAPPGAEGKDDVAVTYRIRFIPVPEITANGTNPLLLLAELRQLGACRVVAQMERVPALEEGNPEFCYVYWDVILTSRRGVDAIRDVFIFIEDDCELKIDVIDDGGILDTDADYKKLGIILAERGDLTRQDMEAILARQKRFGELLVEQGILQPEKVESALIEQQHVKEVRKERQAQESASSIRVPAEKLDILVNLVGELVTVQARLSQTAAGRGDALLDTIAEEVERLTNELRDTALNIRMLPIGTTFSKFKRLVRDLSVELGKDIELTTAGAETELDKTVIEKLNDPLVHLIRNSIDHGIEMPEDREAAGKPRQGTVHLAAVHSGDSVLITITDDGAGLDKEAIRAKGLERGLVTTGAELSDKEIYNLIFAPGFSTARKVTSVSGRGVGMDVVKKAIDALRGTIDITSERGKGSTITIKLPLTLAIIESLLVKIGTDCFVMPLSIVEECIELTREDVANAHGRNLANVRDQIIPYIPLRERFRIPGELPEIEQIVITSIQGSRIGFVVDDVIGEHQTVIKSLGKMYKDVKGLSGATILGDGSVALILDVPHLVREVEREQAAG; translated from the coding sequence ATGGACGCCCATCGGCAGGCTTACAGGGAAGAGGCCTACGAGCTGCTCTCCGAGTTGGAGAGCTCGCTCCTGGAGTTGGAAGAGAACCCGGACGACATGGACCTCATCGGCCGCGTGTTCCGGGCCATGCACACCATCAAGGGGTCCGGCGCCATGTTCGGCTTCGAGGATATCGCCACCTTCACCCACGAAGTGGAGACGGTCTTCGACAAGGTCCGCAACGGCCAGATGACGGTGACTCGCGACCTGGTGAACCTGACCCTCAGGGCGCGGGACCTTGTCAAGGGGATGCTCGATGTCTCGGAGGGGGGCGATCCGGTGGAGGGGCGCGAAGCGGAAGAGGTTATTGCCGGGCTCCGGGCACTGGTTCCCGCTCCCGAGGTGAGGGATCCCCTGCCGGTGGAGATGGTGCACGCCCCCCCTGGCGCCGAGGGTAAGGATGATGTGGCGGTGACGTACCGCATCCGGTTCATCCCTGTTCCGGAAATAACCGCCAACGGCACCAACCCGCTCCTCCTGCTGGCGGAACTGCGCCAGCTCGGCGCATGCCGGGTCGTGGCCCAGATGGAGCGTGTGCCGGCACTGGAAGAGGGCAATCCCGAGTTTTGCTACGTGTATTGGGACGTGATCCTCACCAGCAGGCGTGGGGTCGATGCCATCCGCGACGTGTTCATCTTCATCGAGGACGACTGCGAGCTTAAGATCGACGTGATCGACGACGGCGGCATCCTCGACACCGATGCCGACTACAAGAAGCTCGGCATCATCCTGGCCGAGCGGGGGGACCTGACGCGGCAGGACATGGAAGCGATCCTGGCACGCCAGAAGCGTTTCGGCGAACTGCTGGTGGAGCAGGGTATCCTGCAGCCCGAGAAGGTCGAGTCGGCCCTGATCGAACAGCAGCACGTGAAGGAGGTCCGCAAGGAACGCCAGGCCCAGGAAAGCGCTTCCAGCATCCGGGTGCCGGCCGAGAAGCTCGACATCCTCGTGAACCTGGTGGGCGAGCTCGTGACGGTGCAGGCCAGGCTCTCGCAGACCGCCGCCGGCCGCGGCGATGCCCTCCTCGACACCATTGCCGAAGAAGTGGAGCGCCTTACCAACGAACTGCGCGACACGGCCCTGAACATCCGGATGCTTCCCATCGGCACCACGTTCAGCAAGTTCAAGCGGCTGGTCCGCGACCTGTCGGTGGAACTTGGCAAGGACATCGAACTGACCACCGCCGGTGCCGAAACCGAACTGGACAAGACGGTCATCGAAAAACTGAACGATCCCCTGGTCCACCTGATACGCAATTCCATCGACCACGGCATCGAGATGCCCGAGGACCGCGAGGCCGCCGGCAAGCCCCGGCAGGGCACCGTCCACCTTGCCGCGGTCCATTCGGGAGACAGTGTCCTCATCACCATTACCGACGATGGTGCCGGCCTCGACAAGGAGGCGATCCGAGCCAAGGGGCTCGAGCGTGGTCTCGTCACCACCGGTGCCGAGTTGTCGGATAAGGAGATCTACAACCTGATCTTCGCTCCCGGCTTCTCCACGGCAAGGAAAGTCACCAGCGTCTCGGGGCGCGGTGTAGGCATGGACGTGGTGAAGAAGGCCATCGACGCCCTGCGCGGCACCATCGACATCACCAGCGAACGGGGGAAGGGGAGTACCATCACGATCAAGCTTCCGCTGACCCTGGCGATCATCGAAAGCCTGCTGGTCAAGATCGGCACCGACTGCTTCGTCATGCCGCTCTCCATCGTGGAGGAGTGCATCGAGCTCACCCGCGAGGATGTGGCCAATGCCCACGGCCGCAACCTGGCCAACGTCCGTGACCAGATAATTCCCTACATTCCCTTGCGCGAGCGCTTCCGTATTCCCGGCGAGCTTCCGGAAATCGAGCAGATCGTCATCACGTCCATCCAGGGGAGCCGGATCGGCTTCGTGGTCGACGATGTGATCGGCGAACACCAGACCGTCATCAAGTCCCTGGGCAAGATGTACAAGGATGTGAAGGGGCTTTCTGGCGCGACAATCCTCGGGGACGGCTCCGTGGCCCTTATTCTGGATGTTCCCCATCTGGTGCGCGAGGTGGAACGGGAGCAGGCCGCGGGGTAG
- a CDS encoding two-component system response regulator, translating to MAKTIMTVDDSASVRQMVSFTLKQNGYDVVEAVDGKDALAKLAGTRVDMVITDLNMPNLDGIGLIKGVRANPSYRFTPIVMLTTESQESRKQEGKAAGATGWIVKPFKPEQLVAVVRKVLG from the coding sequence ATGGCCAAGACTATCATGACGGTTGACGATTCCGCCAGCGTACGCCAGATGGTGAGTTTCACCCTCAAGCAGAACGGCTATGACGTGGTGGAGGCCGTCGACGGCAAGGATGCCCTTGCCAAGCTCGCCGGTACCAGGGTCGACATGGTGATCACCGACCTCAACATGCCGAACCTGGATGGTATCGGGCTTATCAAGGGGGTAAGGGCAAACCCCTCCTACCGGTTCACTCCCATCGTCATGCTCACCACCGAATCACAGGAAAGCCGGAAGCAGGAAGGCAAGGCCGCCGGTGCCACCGGCTGGATCGTCAAGCCCTTCAAGCCCGAGCAACTGGTGGCGGTGGTCAGGAAGGTGCTCGGCTAA
- a CDS encoding sulfate transporter, producing the protein MNGLTIKRRQGGDSGERCILCIGGDLTIPFAGEFRGALLEALDQAASVEVDVSGVSTVDITGLQLLCSAHRAACTRQKGFFLTGRDNPVFVESVGLAGFERHVGCSRDAGKNCIWIGGDE; encoded by the coding sequence ATGAACGGACTGACGATTAAGCGGAGACAAGGGGGGGATTCGGGTGAGCGATGCATCCTCTGTATCGGGGGTGACCTGACCATACCCTTTGCCGGCGAATTCAGGGGAGCGCTGCTCGAAGCCTTGGACCAGGCCGCTTCGGTGGAGGTGGACGTGAGCGGGGTGAGCACCGTGGATATCACCGGCCTGCAACTGCTCTGTTCGGCCCACCGTGCCGCCTGCACGAGACAAAAGGGGTTTTTCCTCACGGGAAGGGATAACCCCGTTTTCGTGGAATCGGTCGGCCTTGCCGGGTTCGAGCGGCACGTGGGCTGTTCGCGTGATGCCGGCAAGAACTGTATCTGGATCGGAGGGGATGAGTAA
- a CDS encoding chemotaxis protein yields MAFDVFRRFRQDGAKAGCPPGGAPAVAVDDTLLQELQVWKECLTNAGERLRQVTGSTEEEFLAVGARLHEFYSRAGDIERMTRGVAESVLGDEFSGDMDALSAILDRIATYLGQADSQTEQLTRTLRSVLELIDRVDTPLEGFRKIIKNLHMLSTAVKIESARLGEGAAGFNTLAGDVERLSVSIKDKSARILGEKDSLGQVITATLESISRIEAGQHEDVCRIISETGENLGALSTLHARCSDVANNVATLSAEIADSIGEVVTSLQFHDITRQQIEHVNEALEDVVRHLARPGDNPREDVAEAAEVCDLQLAQLLHSRDELVSAVERIIINLRDIVAKETRMSEETRGITGSADQTGHSFFARMEEEMASVTRVLSDNVRAKRDTASAMMQVVNSVNDISAFVTDIEEIGTEIELIALNSQVKAANTGDGGAALGVLAEAIQHLSVDARTRTGDVSATLREVTEVTGRLVREVDADVSSRTDEIESLLVELKRLLGSVETINSRLVGLLADMDSAVGSLSCDIEAATSGLSVHDTAGALLGEVAEAIEETLRHMRRTVPAAARRGNGGKLLDLAQRYTMHSERTVHHRVVGGAPSVSAGGPPSSGDGLGDNVELF; encoded by the coding sequence GTGGCTTTTGACGTGTTTCGCAGGTTCAGGCAGGATGGGGCAAAGGCGGGATGTCCGCCGGGAGGAGCGCCGGCGGTTGCTGTGGACGACACCCTGCTGCAGGAGTTGCAGGTCTGGAAGGAATGCCTCACGAATGCCGGCGAGCGGCTGCGGCAGGTCACCGGCTCGACCGAGGAGGAATTTCTTGCCGTAGGTGCCCGGCTCCACGAGTTTTACAGCCGTGCGGGCGATATCGAGCGAATGACCCGCGGCGTGGCAGAGAGCGTTCTCGGTGACGAGTTCAGTGGCGACATGGACGCGCTGTCCGCGATTCTCGACCGGATCGCCACGTATCTTGGCCAGGCCGACAGCCAGACCGAGCAACTGACCCGGACGCTCAGGTCGGTCCTCGAACTGATCGACCGGGTTGACACTCCACTGGAAGGTTTCAGGAAGATCATCAAGAATCTCCACATGCTCAGCACCGCCGTCAAGATCGAAAGCGCGCGGCTCGGCGAGGGGGCTGCCGGATTCAACACCCTTGCCGGGGACGTCGAGCGGCTGTCGGTTTCCATCAAAGACAAGTCGGCAAGGATCCTTGGGGAAAAGGACTCGCTCGGCCAGGTCATCACCGCCACCCTTGAAAGCATCTCCCGCATCGAGGCGGGCCAGCACGAAGATGTCTGCCGGATCATCTCCGAGACTGGAGAGAACCTGGGTGCGCTCAGCACGCTCCATGCCCGCTGTTCCGACGTGGCCAACAATGTGGCCACCCTGTCGGCCGAGATAGCCGACAGCATCGGCGAAGTGGTCACGTCGCTCCAGTTCCACGACATTACCCGCCAGCAGATCGAGCATGTCAATGAAGCATTGGAAGATGTCGTCCGCCATCTGGCCCGGCCCGGCGACAATCCCCGGGAGGATGTGGCCGAGGCGGCCGAGGTCTGCGATCTTCAACTGGCGCAGCTCCTCCATTCTCGGGACGAACTCGTGTCGGCGGTGGAGAGGATCATCATCAATCTGCGCGACATCGTGGCGAAAGAGACTCGCATGTCCGAGGAGACCCGCGGCATTACCGGCAGCGCCGACCAGACGGGGCACTCGTTTTTCGCCAGGATGGAAGAGGAAATGGCCAGCGTGACCCGGGTCCTCTCCGATAATGTGCGCGCCAAGCGCGACACGGCTTCGGCCATGATGCAGGTGGTCAATTCGGTGAACGACATTTCCGCCTTTGTGACCGACATTGAAGAAATTGGGACCGAAATCGAGCTGATTGCCCTCAATTCGCAGGTGAAAGCGGCCAATACCGGCGACGGTGGCGCGGCCCTCGGGGTCCTTGCCGAGGCGATCCAGCACCTGTCGGTGGATGCCCGCACCCGCACGGGCGACGTCTCGGCCACCCTGCGCGAGGTTACCGAGGTCACCGGCCGCCTCGTCCGGGAAGTGGATGCCGACGTGAGCTCCAGAACCGATGAGATCGAAAGCCTGCTGGTGGAACTCAAGCGGCTGCTCGGCTCGGTGGAGACCATCAACAGCCGGCTGGTCGGACTGCTTGCGGATATGGACAGCGCGGTGGGGAGCCTTTCGTGCGACATCGAGGCTGCCACCAGCGGTCTTTCGGTCCACGACACCGCCGGTGCCCTGCTCGGCGAGGTGGCGGAGGCCATCGAGGAAACGCTGCGCCACATGCGCCGGACGGTCCCTGCTGCGGCCCGGCGCGGCAACGGCGGCAAGCTGCTGGACCTGGCCCAGCGGTATACCATGCACAGCGAGCGTACCGTGCACCACCGGGTGGTCGGTGGCGCCCCGTCGGTCTCGGCAGGGGGGCCCCCGTCTTCGGGCGATGGCCTCGGCGATAACGTGGAGCTGTTTTAG
- a CDS encoding two-component system response regulator, with the protein MKTLIVEDDFISRKIMKELLASLGECDIATDGEEAVQAFRLALDEHRPYDLVCMDIMMPNMDGHEALEQIREIERGLGLNGAQEVKVIMTTALDDPKNVVEAFYRGGATSYLVKPITKQRLMKEIRSHGLL; encoded by the coding sequence ATGAAGACGCTTATTGTTGAGGATGATTTCATTTCGCGCAAAATCATGAAGGAGCTTCTTGCCTCGCTCGGTGAGTGCGATATCGCCACCGACGGGGAGGAGGCGGTCCAGGCGTTCCGGCTGGCCCTTGATGAGCACCGCCCCTATGATCTCGTCTGCATGGATATCATGATGCCCAACATGGACGGCCACGAGGCCCTGGAGCAAATCCGCGAGATAGAGCGGGGGCTGGGGCTTAACGGCGCCCAGGAGGTCAAGGTCATCATGACAACTGCCCTGGACGATCCGAAGAACGTGGTGGAGGCATTCTATCGCGGCGGGGCCACCTCGTATCTGGTCAAGCCGATCACCAAGCAGCGCCTGATGAAGGAGATCAGGAGCCACGGCCTGCTCTGA
- a CDS encoding histidine kinase — translation MVGSLATFLKKSAASVLGVPGALLSRLLPRDAAEPADFRCGSGYRGLFEHALDGIFIMDAEGRYLDVNPAICSATGYTREEFLALVWGVLSRGIDSEWAASSLARIAGGEPLREERTVWTRNGDQLTVELSAHLLPDGTIFGIVRDVSERRRMEEALRSTSEFLDTILDETPLPIYITSVDGTLRLANNAWERETGIPRNVAVGRRLNEIFPAAVCAQFSELNRSVAETNAIVVLDESLDLGAGARVFHTVRFPLRDAAGVVVNVGGISIDITDRTKMEGDLRAAHAAAVDSSRAKIDFLANMSHEIRTPMNGVIGTLELLRETVLDPRQREYTEIARESAESMLAVINMVLDYSKIESRQLVLESVPFAIREAVERTVKPFRAVAARKGVMVAVDMPPHLPETVVGDPVRFSQIVANLVGNAVKFTEQGAVTVQLGAAAAGDSRFDVSCSVGDTGPGIPPEKLDTIFEPFVQADGSTTRIHGGTGLGLAIVRRLVEAMDGAISVASEPGTGSTFSFSVSLRGAPDAIASPQPVAGWAVAEKSVAVRPLSVLLVDDSAVSRKVVSLLLESDGHRVSFAGDGAGALAVLGREAFDIVLMDVQMPVMDGFETMRAIRARETAGGGRLPIIALTARALVGDRELCLEAGADDYLAKPVNFGELRRVISRHGCRGTTPSAPPAEIRPDASGGAQPAALSGGLMDELGASVGDRDEHAVERCTRMLKREAAHLGRNGLVDEVFRLQLASRRGDWERVDELLGVVAALLPAPARACDPSEAGRGND, via the coding sequence ATGGTCGGCAGTCTGGCAACCTTTCTGAAAAAGAGCGCTGCATCGGTGCTGGGAGTGCCAGGTGCGCTGCTTTCCCGACTGCTGCCCCGAGACGCGGCCGAACCGGCGGATTTTCGCTGCGGGTCCGGCTATCGCGGGCTGTTCGAGCATGCGCTCGACGGCATATTCATCATGGATGCCGAAGGACGCTACCTTGACGTCAATCCTGCCATCTGCTCCGCAACCGGCTACACCAGAGAGGAATTCCTTGCCCTGGTTTGGGGCGTGCTCAGCAGAGGGATCGATTCCGAATGGGCTGCGTCGTCCCTGGCGCGGATAGCCGGCGGCGAGCCCCTGCGGGAAGAGCGGACCGTCTGGACCCGCAACGGAGATCAACTGACAGTGGAACTTTCGGCTCACCTGCTGCCGGACGGCACGATTTTCGGGATCGTGCGGGACGTATCCGAGCGCAGGCGGATGGAAGAGGCGCTGCGTTCCACCAGCGAATTCCTTGACACGATACTCGATGAAACCCCGCTGCCGATCTACATTACGTCCGTGGACGGAACGCTCCGGCTTGCCAACAACGCCTGGGAGCGGGAGACGGGCATCCCCCGCAACGTTGCCGTTGGCCGCCGCCTGAACGAAATATTTCCAGCCGCTGTGTGTGCCCAGTTCTCCGAGCTCAATCGCAGTGTTGCCGAAACAAATGCCATTGTCGTCCTTGATGAATCCCTTGATCTCGGTGCAGGAGCGCGGGTGTTCCACACGGTCAGATTTCCCCTCAGGGATGCCGCCGGGGTCGTGGTCAATGTTGGCGGGATATCGATCGATATCACCGACCGCACAAAGATGGAGGGCGATCTGAGGGCCGCCCATGCGGCTGCTGTCGACTCTTCCCGGGCCAAGATCGATTTCCTGGCCAACATGAGCCACGAGATCCGGACCCCCATGAACGGCGTGATCGGCACCCTGGAACTCCTGAGGGAAACCGTGCTGGACCCCAGGCAGCGGGAGTACACCGAGATAGCCCGCGAGTCGGCTGAGAGCATGTTGGCAGTAATCAACATGGTCCTCGACTACTCGAAGATCGAATCGCGGCAACTGGTGCTCGAATCGGTTCCTTTTGCCATCCGGGAGGCCGTCGAGCGGACCGTCAAGCCCTTCAGGGCCGTTGCGGCGCGCAAAGGAGTCATGGTGGCGGTCGATATGCCGCCTCACTTGCCGGAGACGGTGGTGGGGGACCCGGTGCGCTTTTCGCAGATCGTGGCAAACCTGGTGGGCAATGCCGTCAAATTCACCGAGCAGGGGGCCGTTACCGTCCAGTTGGGAGCAGCCGCTGCCGGCGACAGCCGGTTTGACGTCAGTTGCTCGGTCGGAGACACCGGCCCCGGCATTCCCCCTGAAAAGCTCGACACGATCTTCGAGCCCTTTGTCCAGGCCGATGGCTCCACCACCCGCATCCACGGGGGGACCGGCCTGGGCCTCGCCATTGTCCGCCGACTGGTGGAGGCCATGGATGGGGCGATCTCCGTTGCGAGCGAGCCTGGCACGGGGAGCACCTTTTCCTTTTCGGTCAGTCTGCGCGGCGCGCCGGACGCCATCGCCTCCCCGCAGCCTGTGGCCGGCTGGGCGGTGGCGGAGAAATCTGTTGCGGTCCGGCCCCTGTCGGTGCTCCTGGTCGACGATAGCGCGGTCAGCCGCAAAGTTGTTTCTCTGCTGCTTGAAAGCGACGGCCACAGGGTCAGCTTTGCCGGAGACGGCGCCGGTGCCCTGGCCGTGCTCGGCCGGGAGGCATTTGATATCGTGCTGATGGATGTCCAGATGCCGGTCATGGACGGCTTTGAAACCATGAGGGCCATCCGCGCGCGCGAAACGGCAGGGGGAGGGCGGCTCCCGATCATTGCGCTGACCGCGCGCGCCCTGGTTGGCGACCGGGAGCTCTGCCTGGAGGCAGGAGCCGACGACTACCTGGCCAAGCCGGTGAACTTCGGCGAATTGAGGCGGGTCATCAGTCGCCATGGCTGCCGCGGGACCACGCCGTCGGCGCCGCCTGCGGAGATCAGGCCCGATGCAAGCGGCGGAGCTCAGCCGGCTGCACTGTCCGGAGGGCTGATGGACGAACTGGGCGCATCCGTGGGTGATCGGGACGAGCATGCGGTGGAACGCTGCACGCGCATGCTGAAACGGGAAGCTGCCCATCTTGGCAGGAACGGGCTTGTTGATGAGGTATTTCGACTGCAGCTCGCCTCGCGGCGGGGCGATTGGGAGCGGGTGGACGAGTTGCTCGGCGTTGTGGCCGCACTGCTGCCGGCACCGGCTCGTGCATGCGATCCGTCGGAAGCGGGACGGGGTAATGATTGA
- a CDS encoding cytochrome C, with the protein MKGIAWAAALLWVAAAATAHAAGASLPKGYEKWDMSKEKVIADKNSLFYGIHNIYVDKKAMAAYRKGGPYPEGSRFVVVQHSIKDAGGKPTKGKRNMIVLMTKDKKQTATGGWLFAGFTAEGKPSGVDTVKNCYECHLKEAGSRDLVISRYADFR; encoded by the coding sequence ATGAAAGGCATTGCATGGGCGGCGGCCCTCCTGTGGGTTGCGGCCGCGGCAACGGCGCACGCCGCCGGCGCGTCGCTGCCGAAGGGCTACGAGAAGTGGGACATGAGCAAGGAAAAGGTGATAGCCGACAAGAATTCCCTGTTTTACGGCATTCACAATATTTACGTGGACAAGAAGGCCATGGCGGCCTATCGGAAGGGCGGTCCCTATCCTGAGGGAAGCCGGTTCGTGGTGGTCCAGCACAGCATCAAGGATGCGGGGGGCAAGCCGACCAAGGGAAAACGGAACATGATCGTCCTCATGACCAAGGATAAAAAGCAGACCGCAACCGGCGGCTGGCTCTTTGCCGGCTTTACTGCCGAAGGGAAGCCCTCCGGCGTGGACACGGTCAAGAATTGCTACGAGTGCCATCTCAAAGAGGCCGGGAGTCGTGACTTGGTCATATCACGGTACGCTGATTTCAGATAG
- a CDS encoding NosL family protein, which produces MNMRYFASAMLVVAGVFLASVRPAVAGQGHHGHGGAVESSTAAPADAVEYPDCAHCGMDRAKFAHSRMLIVYHDGEKVATCSIRCVALDLKDKKNKPVASFQVGDLTNGTLIDAGKAHWVIGGARRGVMTKTPKWAFADKGAAEAFIARHGGTSATFAEALKAATDEL; this is translated from the coding sequence ATGAACATGAGATACTTCGCATCTGCCATGCTCGTTGTTGCGGGAGTTTTTCTTGCGTCCGTCCGTCCGGCGGTTGCGGGACAGGGCCATCACGGGCACGGCGGAGCCGTGGAGTCGTCGACCGCCGCACCTGCCGATGCCGTGGAGTATCCCGATTGCGCCCACTGCGGCATGGACCGGGCGAAGTTCGCCCACAGCAGGATGCTGATCGTCTACCACGACGGTGAAAAGGTGGCCACCTGCAGCATCCGTTGCGTCGCACTGGACCTGAAGGACAAGAAAAACAAGCCCGTGGCGTCGTTTCAGGTGGGCGACCTCACGAACGGCACGCTGATCGACGCCGGAAAGGCCCATTGGGTCATCGGTGGCGCCCGGCGCGGGGTCATGACCAAGACCCCCAAGTGGGCCTTTGCCGACAAGGGGGCCGCCGAGGCGTTCATTGCCCGGCACGGCGGCACGTCCGCCACCTTTGCCGAAGCGCTCAAGGCGGCTACGGACGAGCTGTGA
- a CDS encoding cobalt ECF transporter T component CbiQ, with protein MAPLESALRELNRLDLLAGGNSAVHRLDPRAKVFVTLAFIVAVVSLGRYELAALVPFAIFPVALTASAGLPATAILRKLLVVLPFAVVVGLFNPLLDRHPLLTLGPLVISGGWISFLSIIVRSVLTVGAAVVLVAVTGFSGICMALERFGVPRPFVVQLLFLYRYLFVLGDEGGRMVRARELRTFSGRGRGLRAYSALVGSLLLRTWDRAERIHMAMLSRGFNGQFHVRREGRIGRAELIFTAGWCALFVLFRLVNIPHLLGVLITGGYP; from the coding sequence ATGGCTCCCCTTGAATCGGCGCTCCGCGAGCTGAACCGGCTCGACCTCCTCGCAGGCGGAAACTCGGCTGTCCACCGGCTCGATCCCCGGGCAAAGGTGTTCGTCACCCTCGCGTTCATCGTCGCGGTCGTTTCCCTGGGTCGCTATGAGCTGGCGGCCCTTGTCCCCTTTGCGATATTTCCGGTGGCACTGACTGCCTCCGCAGGCCTGCCGGCAACGGCCATCCTCCGGAAGCTGCTGGTGGTCCTCCCCTTTGCCGTGGTGGTGGGATTGTTCAATCCGCTGCTGGACCGGCACCCCTTGCTCACCCTCGGTCCCCTGGTGATTTCCGGGGGATGGATTTCATTCCTGTCCATTATTGTCCGATCAGTCCTTACGGTGGGCGCTGCCGTCGTGCTCGTGGCTGTGACCGGGTTTTCAGGCATCTGCATGGCCCTGGAGCGGTTCGGGGTTCCCCGGCCGTTCGTGGTCCAACTGCTGTTTCTCTATCGATATCTCTTCGTTTTGGGAGACGAGGGGGGACGGATGGTCCGGGCGCGGGAGCTGCGCACCTTTTCCGGTCGGGGGAGGGGGCTGAGGGCCTACTCCGCCCTGGTGGGAAGCCTGCTCCTGCGTACCTGGGACCGGGCCGAGCGGATTCACATGGCCATGCTCTCGCGGGGCTTCAACGGGCAATTCCACGTGCGGCGCGAGGGCCGCATCGGCCGCGCCGAGCTGATCTTTACGGCCGGCTGGTGCGCACTCTTCGTGCTGTTCAGGCTGGTCAACATTCCCCATCTGCTGGGGGTGCTGATAACGGGGGGATATCCATGA
- a CDS encoding cobalamin biosynthesis protein CbiM, with amino-acid sequence MHMADALISPAIGGALWAATAGTVAWSCRRVRQELDERKVPLMGVLGAFVFAAQMINFTIPGTGSSGHLGGALLLAVLLGPHAAFLTIASVLVVQALFFADGGLLALGCNIFNLGFFPAFIAYPFIYRVIAPPGSDQERVTMASLAAAVAGLQLGALAVVLQTVASGISALPFTSFVLLMQPIHLAIGVVEGLVTAAVIGFVSRVHPEITGLRGFLPERSTVPGLRRVLVALGVTALLTGGIVSWFASENPDGLEWAISRVTGSDELAAPPDGVHGAAASFQEKIAFLPDYSFSAPAAHDAAGAAASTGSGRLGTSVSGVVGGVLTLGIAFLIGLILRRRASS; translated from the coding sequence ATGCACATGGCGGATGCGCTTATTTCACCGGCAATCGGGGGGGCGCTGTGGGCGGCTACGGCCGGTACCGTTGCCTGGAGCTGCCGCAGGGTGCGGCAGGAGCTCGATGAGCGGAAGGTGCCGCTCATGGGGGTACTCGGCGCATTCGTGTTCGCGGCGCAGATGATCAACTTCACCATTCCGGGGACCGGATCCAGCGGGCACCTGGGGGGGGCATTGCTGCTGGCGGTGCTGCTGGGACCCCACGCAGCGTTTCTGACCATTGCATCGGTACTGGTGGTGCAAGCCCTGTTCTTTGCGGACGGGGGCCTGCTGGCGCTCGGATGCAACATTTTCAATCTCGGCTTCTTTCCCGCATTCATTGCCTACCCCTTTATCTACCGCGTGATTGCGCCTCCCGGCTCGGACCAGGAGCGAGTCACTATGGCATCTCTGGCCGCAGCGGTCGCCGGCCTGCAGCTCGGCGCCTTGGCCGTGGTGCTCCAGACGGTTGCTTCCGGTATTTCGGCGCTTCCCTTCACCTCCTTCGTGCTTCTCATGCAACCGATCCATCTGGCCATCGGCGTGGTGGAGGGGCTCGTCACCGCGGCGGTGATCGGTTTCGTGAGCCGCGTTCATCCCGAGATCACCGGTTTGCGAGGGTTCCTTCCGGAGCGGAGCACCGTTCCCGGCCTCCGGCGGGTGCTGGTGGCCCTGGGGGTGACGGCACTGCTCACCGGCGGCATAGTCTCCTGGTTCGCATCGGAGAACCCCGATGGCCTCGAATGGGCCATCAGCCGGGTTACCGGTTCCGATGAGCTGGCTGCGCCGCCCGATGGCGTCCACGGCGCGGCAGCCTCCTTTCAGGAGAAGATCGCGTTCCTGCCCGACTATTCCTTTTCCGCCCCCGCTGCCCATGATGCCGCCGGCGCTGCCGCTTCGACCGGCAGCGGCCGGCTCGGTACCTCGGTTTCAGGGGTCGTGGGGGGGGTGCTGACTCTCGGGATCGCGTTCCTCATCGGCCTTATTCTGCGCCGCCGCGCGTCTTCATAA
- a CDS encoding disulfide oxidoreductase — translation MTQKFTKDMTFAQALQTHPGVAGVLRSYNLGCIGCMGAQNESLEQGANAHGLNVDDILRDLNALS, via the coding sequence ATGACCCAGAAGTTCACGAAAGACATGACCTTTGCCCAGGCCCTCCAGACCCATCCGGGAGTGGCCGGCGTGCTTCGTTCCTACAACCTCGGCTGCATCGGCTGCATGGGTGCCCAGAACGAATCCCTCGAACAGGGCGCCAACGCCCACGGTCTCAATGTGGATGATATTCTCAGGGATCTGAACGCCCTCTCCTGA